Below is a window of Natronorubrum halophilum DNA.
TCGGTTTCGGAGAGTGCAAACTGGAGGTTTCGTTCCCCGGCGTCTTTCGTCCGGATTCGCTCTTGCCACTTCCGCAGTCGGTTCATCTGGCTTCGCTTGTCCGAGGAGAGCGACCGGCCGTAGGCGTCCTTGTTCTTCCAGTCGATCGTGGTGGTCAACCCCTTATCGTGCATCGTCTGGGTTGTCGGGGCTCCGACGCGGGATTTGCTGTCCCGCTCCGATTGGTTGAACGCCCGCCACTCCGGTCCGTGATCGATGGTTTCTTCCTCGAGAATCAACCCACAGTCCTCACAACTAATTTCGCTCTCATCCGAACTTCTGATGAGCGTACTCGAGTCGCATTCAGGACAGGTCCGAACGCCCTCGTTCTCGGTCGTTTCGGTCTCTGTCTGGTCATTACGCTCTTTCTGACGAGTGGGGCGTTTCATCGGTCGATTGTAAAGAATCGCCCGAGCGAGTTAAACGCTGGGAGCCATCCTCGCGAATACCGGTGAAATCAATCCCCGAAACGACGCGATCGAAGCGACCGCTCTTTGCAGGTCAGTTTGGCCAACAAGATCTCGCGCGATGAACTCTTGAAATCGCTGCTTCGTGACTCAAGATCATCCCGCGAATGGGTGAATTGCTCCGTATTATCCAATTAATTCGTTCCTCGAATCAAACGTAATGGGTTGGAACGGATTCGAACTCCGCCGAGACGGGCTCGCTCCGCTGCGCGCGACTCGTCTAGTTCAAACCTACCCAACATAACGAATTTGCTGCTCGCGGATTGCTCGCAGCAGAATCAGTGGGTTGGGACAGATTTGAACTGTCGACTTCCTCCGTGTGAAGGAGGTATCATAACCGGACTAGATCACCAACCCGCACGGAGTGATATCCGTGCGTTCAACTTAAGACTTCCTTTCACTGGTCGCTGGCGGGTTCGTGCGAACGACGCGCAGAAAGCGTCTCTCGAGCGCTCCCAGTCACCCCGTGAACCCGATCCGTAGCCTTCTGCTCGAGGGTCGTCAGGTCCTCGCGAACCGTGTGAAGACGACCCGATTCGGACTCCGATTCGGGTTCCCGGACGACCAGCGTTCGAAGCCGCGTCGCGTAGGGCTCGAGCGTCTCGGTAACGCCGAGTTTCGCGTGTTCGCCGGCGCGCTTCAGGTAGTACCGGCTGTCGTGGAAGTGTTTGTTCATGTGGTCCTCTCACATGGAGAGGGCGGCAGCGAATATAGACCTTTCGCAGGCAACAGGAACGGAATCGCGTCCGATCACGTCGTCTTGACGGAATCGATCAACGTCCGTGAGCACGCGAACATTCCCGAACGCAGCTCAGCAGCGATGCTTGCGGGCAACGCTACGTCGGTCGTCAGCGAAGTTTCCAGTCTCGAGGTCCCTTAGCCACGGCGTCGAAACCGCGCTCGAGCGAACTGTTATCGGGTACGACCGATCTCGCGCTCTCACCCGAGTGGTTCGTCGACACCTTCGAACCGGCGCGCGGAGACCGGAAACTCTCGAACCCGTGCCGGGACAGCGGGGTGGACATTCTTCCACGTCAGCCCTGACGAGTAAGGGCGGAGAGTTTCCATCGCAGTTGCTGCGTAGCAGCCAGCGATAGATATAACATTCTAGTCATATTTTGTGTTTAAAATGGAACATATACTGGCCGTCCGTTAAGAAGTTTTTATAAATATTCTCCCTAACTGATTAGATGTGCTGATTGCTGAGTTTACGGTAAGCGAAATGATTCTTCACAGCACACTTAGCGCGTTTACTGACGTTCATCTTTCGTACGAGGAGCTGTACCGAACTAAAAGCAGTGATATTCGCCTATTCTTTTGGATGGCTGGCGTCGATAGCGCCGCCTTTGAAACGGCCGTCGAGGACGACCCGACGGTTACCGGCCTCCGTCGGCTGACCGCGAGCGATTCGATGTCGCTCTATCGAGTCGATTTTACGCCATACGGTCGCGACAGATCCACGTTTTCGAGGTGGAGCGAGGACGACGTCGTGTTGCTCGAGGCGGACGGAACCCACGACGGGTGGCAACTCCGCATGCGATTCCCCGATCGAGCGACGCTCATCGAGTATCGCGAGGCGTACACCGCCATGGACTGCCCGTTTTTCCTGCTGTCGCTCTACCGGGAAACGGATCCCGAACGAACGGGAGAGACGGCACTTACCTCGAGACAACGCGACGCGTTACTGACGGCGTACGAATCGGGCTATTTCGAAATCCCGCGGCGTCTCTCGCAGAAGAAACTCGGAGCGCAACTCGACGTTTCGTCTCAATCGATCTCCGAACGGCTACGTCGGGCGATTTCTGCGTTGATTGAATCGACGATACGACGAAACTAGCACTTAAAACCCGGGCGGATCAGGTCGAACGCTCACCGGTTCATTCAGTAGATAACGAGGTGGTATGAGAAAAACCAGCAGTCTCGATCTGATGTTCAAAGCACTCGCTGATCGCCGGCGTCGACGAGTCTGTCGTTACCTCGAGTCCCGGCAGTCTCCAGTCTCATCCGGCGACGTGGTGTCACATCTGTTTGCGGAATCACAGCACGCGGGTCCGTCACGCCAAAATCTCGAAATTACCCTGCGGCACACGCACCTCCCGCTGTTGCACGACGCGAATATTATCGAGTACACTCGCTCGGCCGATCGCATCGAACCGGGGGAAAGCCTTCACACGACCGAACTAATCATCGAGATGATTTCCCAGGAGAGCGCCACCGTCGCCTGACCTGAGTGGCGTTTCGCCTCGAGCCGCCTGGCGCGAACGGTTAGTACTGCGGTGACTCTTCCGGCTCGCCGTCGCGTTTGTTGACGACGCGACCGAACGTGAACAGTCCGTCCGAAAGTCGGTTGAGGTACTGAACCGTTTGTTCGTTGATCCGTTCCTCGGCGGCGAGTCCGACGGCTCGCCGCTCGGCGCGTCGACAGACCGTTCTGGCGTGGTGGAGTTGCGCGCCGTGTTCGCTCCCCGTCGGCAGGATAAAGGCGGTCAGGGGTTCGAGTTCGTCGTCGTAGTCGTCAATCCACGCTTCGACGGTTTCGACGTGTTCGGCGCGGATCGCCGGGTCGTCCTCGTCGGGGTCGGGATTAGCGAGGTCGGCCTGGACGACGTGGAGGTGGTTCTGAACCGAGCGCAACTGGTCGTCGATATCCTCGTGGCCGGTCGGTCGAATCGTCCCGATCAGCGCGTTGAGTTCGTCGACCGTCCCGTAGGCCTCGATGCGCGGACTGGTCTTCGAAACGCGGGTCATATCTCGGAGGTCCGTCCGTCCGTCGTCGCCGCGACCGGTGTAGATCGACATACCCGAATCGTCGGCCGGTGTGCACTTAACTGCTGTCGGGTCGGCTGCGGACGGTTTCCGCCAGTACGAGCCCCCGAGTCGCTGCCTCGTCCCCATCTCGACCCGCGTACCGGAATCAGTATCTTCAACACGCGCCGCATCCAACGCCCGCGTATGGCTATGGAACTCGAACACGAGTGCCCCGACTGTGGAACGGAACGGACGTTCTACCGCGCCGCGAGCACGACGCTTCACCTCGGTACGAAAGTCAAGTGGCACTGTCCGGACTGTGACTACGGCTTCGTTCGAATCAGCGACAACGGGACGGCCGTGGACTCGAGCCTCGAGACGGCATCCCAGTAACGTCGGACGAGGAGTCTTTCTACGCCAACTCGAACGCCCAGCGGTCACTATCGCTGGTGGACCGTGAGAGGGAGTGGAACGAATTCTCTCGAGACGTTCACTGACCGTGTTTGGCTCGCCGACCGATAGTACTGGTTCTCAGACCGTCTGCGCGCTCAGTTGTCCTCAAGCGCCTGCCACGACAGGCGGGGATTCCGGGCCGCGCTGGTTTGATCGATCCGTCGCGCCGTCGTTCGATCGGGGGCGGCCTCGAGCGTCTCGGTATCCTCCGATGCGACGGCGTTGAACGCGGCGGCGAGTCGATCGAGCGTGTCCTTGCTCTCGACCTCCGTCGGCTCGGTCATCAGCGCTTCGGGGACGATCTCGGGCCACTTGGTCGTCGGCGGGTGGACCCCGTAGTCGAGCATGCGCTTTGCGACGTCGGCCGCGTCCTGTTCGCCCGCGCTGGCGACGAACTCGTGGTGGAACGGTTCGTAGGGAACGTCGTAGCCGACCCGGCTCGCGAGGTAGTTCGCGTTGAGCACCGCTTTCGCGCTGGCGTCGGTCAGCCCCGAATCGCCCAGCCGTGCGATGTAGGCGAAGGTCTTGACGAGGACGAGCCAGTTGCCCTGGAAGCCGTGGACCTTGCCGATGGTGTGTTCGGGGTCGAAGCGTTCGTAGGTCGCTTCGCCGCTCTTGCTCGCGCCCCCTTCGCGCACTCGAGGTGCCGGCAGGAAGGGCGCAAGGTCTTCGACGACGCCGACCGGACCGGCACCGGGCCCGCCGCCGCCGTGGGGCGTCGCGAACGTCTTGTGGACGTTGTAGTGCATCACGTCGAAGCCCATGTCGCCCGGCCGAGCGCGGCCGAGCAGGGCGTTCAAGTTCGCCCCGTCGTAGTAGAGCAGTCCGCCCACGTCGTGGACCATCTCGGCGATTTCCGTGATGTCGCGCTCGAACAGGCCGAGCGTGTTCGGGTTCGTCAACATCAGCGCTGCCGTCCGCTCGGAGAGCGCAGCCTCGAGCGCCTCGAGATCGACTCGCCCGCTGTCGTCGCTGGGTAGCGAAACGACGTCGTAGCCGCCCAGCGCCGCGGTCGCGAAGTTCGTCCCGTGGGCGCTCTCGGGGATGATGACTTCGTCGCGGTGGTCCTCGCCGTTGTGCTCGTGGTAGGCCGCGGCGACGCGGATCCCGACGAACTCGCCGGCCGCGCCCGCGGGCGGCTGGAGCGTCACGGCGTCCATCCCGCCGATTCGGCCGAGGTAGTCCTGAAGCCGATACAGCAACTCGAGGGTGCCCTGGACCGACCGCTCCGAGCGGTCGGGGTGGACGGCCGCCGACGGGAGCGCCGCCACGTCCTCGGTGAACTTGGGGTTGTACTTCATCGTACAGGAGCCGAGCGGGTAGGGACCGCTGTCGATCCCGTAGATCATCTGAGAGAGGCGCGTGTAGTGGCGGGCCAGTTCGGGTTCGGACAGTTCGGGTAACTCGAGGGTGTCGCGAGTGAGGTCGTCGGGAAGCGGCGAATCGCCGTCGCCGGCACCGCCCGCGTCGCGACCGTCGCTCTCGCCGCCGATCTCGACTCGAGTCAGGTCCTTCTCGGAGAGCAGCGGCTCGTACTGGCCGTCCTCGACGTATCGGGCCTGATCGTACCGGACTCGGTCGTCCGCAGACGGTTCGCCGGTCGGCTCTTCGGTCATCGTGCCACCTCCGTAAACGCCGCGACGAACGGATCGAGTTTCTCGTCGGGGACGCCGGCGACGCAGACCTGAACCTCGTGTTCGCCGACGACGTGGACCGCAAAGCCGCGCTTCTCGAGATCGTTCGCGATCGGAGCCGCGGGTTGATCGACGTGAGCGACGAATTCGCGGAAGTGTCGCCGATCGTGGACCGGCGCTTTGACGCCGTCGAGCGCGTCGAGTCGGGCCGCGAGACCCTCGGCGCGGGTGACGCCGCGTTTCGCAAGGTCGACCATCCCGCTCGGCCCGAGCGACGCCGCGTGCATCGCGGTTCGCAGCGCAACCCACGCCTGATTCGTACAGATGTTACTCGTCGCTCGCTCCCGACGGATGTGCTGTTCGCGGGTCTGTAAGGTGAGCGTGAACGCCCGCCGGTCGGTCGCGTCCTCGCTCGCACCGACCAGTCGGCCGGGTACCTGCCGGAGGTAGTCCGCGCGACATGCGAACAGCCCGAGACCCATGCCGTAGCTCGTCGGAAGGCCGAGCACGCTCGCGTCACCGATCACGACGTCGGCACCGACGTCCGCCGGTCGCTGGAGCAAGGAGAGCGCGATCGGATCCGAGCCGAGCACGAACAGCGCCTCGTTGGCAGTGGCGATCTCGCCGATCGACTCGAGTCCTTCTTCGATCGTTCCGCGAACGGTCGGATTCTCCGCGTAAACCATGACGGCGTCGTCGCCGGCCGTCTTCTCGAGCGCCTCGAGATCGACGTTGCCGTCGTCGGTGGCGTACTCCTCGAGGACGAGGTCCGTTCCGGCGACGTAGTTCTCGAGGGTGGACCGGCGACCCTCGAGCAAGCGGTCGGGGACGAGCACGCGGTGGCCGCTGGTGTCGCGAACCCGCTCGGCCAGCGTGGCGGCCTCGCCGAGCGCCGTCGCCGCGTCGTACATCGAGCAGTTGGCGATCTCGAGACCGGTCAGTTCGACCAGCAGCGACTGGTACTCGAAGAGGGCCTGCAAGAACCCCTGCGAGACCTCCGGCTGGTACTGCGTGTAGGAGGTGAGAAACTCCGAGCGGTCCGCGAGGTGGGTGACCAGCGACGGGATGTAGTAGCCGTAGTGGCCCCGCCCCAGCAGCTCCGTCAGGCCGTCGTTGCGCCCGAGAATCGAGCGAACCAGTCGTCTCGTTTCCCGTTCCGATCGCGCGTCGATCCCGAACGTCCCGTCGAACTCGACGGCCGTCGGAATGTCGAAGAGATCCTCCTCGGTCTCGGCCCCGACCGCCTCGAGCATTTGCGAGCGTTCCTCGTCCGTGTGGGGAGCGTACGGACTCCCGGTGGCGTCTGATCCGTGCATAGCTAGTACTGGTTCCGGCCGAACGAACCGCCTCGTCCCCCGTGTCGCCTGCAACGTTCGATCCGAAACATGATACGCGGTTCTAACGGTCACGGGGTAATGAACGCACCCCTTCGGGTGCGGCCGTCCACATCTGAATCCGTTGGCTAATCCATATCTTCGTCGTCTTCGTCGGTATCTGTGGTCCTCTCAGCATCCCTCTCGGTATCCGTTATCGGCGTAGTGTCTCCGCCGGCACCTGTCGAAGCATCAGCGTCCGCGTCTCCACCGTCTCCGGTATCCGCGTCCGCCCCTCGGTCGGGCGCGGTATCGGGTTCACCGCTCGCCTCGTCGTTCGCGGCGGCCGTCCCTCGAGCGGTGTCGGACGTCCCGATGTCAGCGGCAGTAGCGCGCCCTGTCCGCGTTCGAATGCCGGTTCCAGGTTCGGTGTCGACGGCGGGGTCTTCGATCGTCTCGTCGCCCTCGAGATCCGATTTTGCACCCGATCCCGTCGGCCGCTCTCGAGCGAACACGTCGAGGGTGACCTTCGCTCCGCCGAGGACGACGGGGCCGATGAACAGCCCGACCGCGCCGAAAACGACGATGCCGCCGAAGATGCCGACGACGATGATCGCGGAGTTAAACGCGCTCGTCCGTCCGATGAGTGCGGGTCGCAGGTAGGTGTCCGAGACGCTGACGAGCGAGCCGTAGCCGACCAGCACCGTCGCCCCGATCAGGTTACCGGTGGCGAACAGGTAGATCGCGACTGGAAGCCAGACGCCGAAGGCACCGACCAGCGGGAGCAACGCGAGGACGAACGTCGCGACGGTGAGGAAGATCACGGCCGGGACGCCGAGGATGGCGAGCCCGATACCGAGTGCGACCGCCTGAATCACCGCCACCGCGACGTTGCCGACGACGGAGGCCCACATGAGCTGATCCAGCTTGGCGAGGAGTTCCCGCTGAACGTCGTCCTCGACCGGAACCACCCGCCGCGTCCACGCGACGAGTCGATCGCCGTCTCGCAAGAGTGCAAAGAGCACGAACAGCGTCACGGTGAGCCCGATGAGAACCCCCGGTAGCCCGCTAACGAGTTCGATTCCGCTCGTCGCGAGGCCCTGTACCGTCGTCCCGATCGGCTCCTGGTACGTTTCGTACAACTCGGCGATGTCGATCGGATAGCCGGTGATCTCGAGTCGCTGCTCGACATCTCCCATATCGAGCGACCCCTCCTGGACGGCCGTGAGAACCTGGAGAGCCTGCCGGAGTGCAATCGCGAGGACGTACGTGATGGGGAGGAGGATCGCGAGGATCGCCACGCCGACGAGCGTGAGGGCGGCGATCATCGAGCCGGTGATCGGCTCGAGGCGTCGCTGTGCCGGCATGAGAACGTACGCGAGAACGACGCCGAGCAGAATGTACTGGAGATACGGCAGGAAAATGAGCGCCGCCAGAACGGTGCTCACGAGCGCAAGCACGGTCAATCCTGTCCGTTCGGAGAGCCATCCTGACGAATCGGGTCGGTTGGACATACTCGTCCCTACGAACGCCAGCCCAAACATCCCACGGATACTGCCAGTTCGTGCGATGAGCGGTGTCGGCGAACGCTATAACGCGCCCGATCGGACGATGGGTCTACGATCAGCGCCCTGATCGTGTCGATGGAGCGTCTCGAACGAGTCGGGTGTCACCGACTGCAATCAACCGCGGGTGTCTTATTGTGGTTTCGCAATGCTACGGACGATGGGAGACCGGCACCCGGCAAACGACCCGCCCGATGACGACGGTACCGACCGGGCCTTCATTCGAGCCCTCTTGCGGTTTTTCTTCGCCGTCGTCTTGATCTGCGCGCTCGCTCTCGGAACGACCGTGCTCGCGCCGATGGTCCTCGATGATCTCGGCGGGATCGACGGCGACGGTTTCGGGGTTCCTGATCGCATCGACCTCGAGGAGCGACCGGCGCCGAGTTCGTCCCCGCCGCCGGCCGGCGAGCGCGACCCCGACGTCACCGACCCGGACGATCCCGGCGAATCGTCGTACGAGACCGACGTCGAGACGGTCGACTCGGTGACCGTCGAGGATTTCGTCCACGCCGAGGTCAACGAGCGCCGCGCCGACCACGACCTCGAGCCCCTCGAGTGGGACGGGACGATCGCGTCCGTCTCCCGCGCGCACAGCTACGATATGGCCGACCGCGGCTACTTCGATCACGTCAACCCGTCGGGCGAGGAGCCGATGGACCGCTTTACCGACGTCGACAACTACTGTCGCGGGTACGGCGAGAACATCGCTCAGACGTGGGTCGACCAGCGCGTCGAGCGACCGGGGTCCGAGGAAAGCGTGCGCTATCAGACCGCGGAAGGCCTCGCGACCGGACTCGTCAATCAGTGGATGAACTCCACCCCGCACCGGCAGGCGATCCTCGAGGAGGGCGAGGTGCCGAGCTGGGACCGCGGTGGCGTCGGCGTCTACATCGCGGACGACGGCGTGGTCTACGCGTCGCACAACTTCTGCCTCGAGCGGTGATCGGACGACTCCGCGCTCGAGGAGCGATCACGACCGCGTCGATCCGGGCGGTTTTCCGACGGATCCGTAAGACGGAAACTGTGGTCGACTGACAGCGCCTTTGGGGCTGGGTCTCGACGCCTTCGTATGGACATCTCCCGGACGATTACGTCGGTCTATCGAACGGCAAGCGACCGCGATATCTCCTTTCTCGCGGCGGGGTTCGCCTACTACGCGTTCGTCTCGCTGATTCCGCTGGTCTTGCTCGCCCTCGTCGTGGGCTCGTTTCTCGGCGGGGAAGCGGCCGCCGAACGGCTGATTCGGGTTGCGGGCGACTTCCTCCCGGAAGCGGGCGAGGAACTCGTCACCGACGCGCTGACGACCGAATCCGGGCGTGCGGAGGCCACCGTGGTTGCCCTCGCCGTCGCGACGTGGGGTGCACTCAAGGTCTTCCGCGGGCTCAGCCTCGCCTTCGATAAGGTCTACGACGAGGTCGCCGAGGAGACGTTCGTCGATCAACTCAGAGACGGCGTGACCGTGATCGTCGCCGGTGCGGGCGCGCTCACGTTGATGATCGTGATGGGGACGGTGCTCGGGCTCGCGGCCGACGTCGTTCCCTTCGTCGACCTGTTGGGCTGG
It encodes the following:
- a CDS encoding DUF7553 family protein, which gives rise to MNKHFHDSRYYLKRAGEHAKLGVTETLEPYATRLRTLVVREPESESESGRLHTVREDLTTLEQKATDRVHGVTGSARETLSARRSHEPASDQ
- a CDS encoding helix-turn-helix domain-containing protein; protein product: MILHSTLSAFTDVHLSYEELYRTKSSDIRLFFWMAGVDSAAFETAVEDDPTVTGLRRLTASDSMSLYRVDFTPYGRDRSTFSRWSEDDVVLLEADGTHDGWQLRMRFPDRATLIEYREAYTAMDCPFFLLSLYRETDPERTGETALTSRQRDALLTAYESGYFEIPRRLSQKKLGAQLDVSSQSISERLRRAISALIESTIRRN
- a CDS encoding DUF7344 domain-containing protein; protein product: MFKALADRRRRRVCRYLESRQSPVSSGDVVSHLFAESQHAGPSRQNLEITLRHTHLPLLHDANIIEYTRSADRIEPGESLHTTELIIEMISQESATVA
- a CDS encoding cob(I)yrinic acid a,c-diamide adenosyltransferase, with product MSIYTGRGDDGRTDLRDMTRVSKTSPRIEAYGTVDELNALIGTIRPTGHEDIDDQLRSVQNHLHVVQADLANPDPDEDDPAIRAEHVETVEAWIDDYDDELEPLTAFILPTGSEHGAQLHHARTVCRRAERRAVGLAAEERINEQTVQYLNRLSDGLFTFGRVVNKRDGEPEESPQY
- a CDS encoding DUF7838 family putative zinc beta-ribbon protein translates to MAMELEHECPDCGTERTFYRAASTTLHLGTKVKWHCPDCDYGFVRISDNGTAVDSSLETASQ
- the gcvPB gene encoding aminomethyl-transferring glycine dehydrogenase subunit GcvPB, yielding MTEEPTGEPSADDRVRYDQARYVEDGQYEPLLSEKDLTRVEIGGESDGRDAGGAGDGDSPLPDDLTRDTLELPELSEPELARHYTRLSQMIYGIDSGPYPLGSCTMKYNPKFTEDVAALPSAAVHPDRSERSVQGTLELLYRLQDYLGRIGGMDAVTLQPPAGAAGEFVGIRVAAAYHEHNGEDHRDEVIIPESAHGTNFATAALGGYDVVSLPSDDSGRVDLEALEAALSERTAALMLTNPNTLGLFERDITEIAEMVHDVGGLLYYDGANLNALLGRARPGDMGFDVMHYNVHKTFATPHGGGGPGAGPVGVVEDLAPFLPAPRVREGGASKSGEATYERFDPEHTIGKVHGFQGNWLVLVKTFAYIARLGDSGLTDASAKAVLNANYLASRVGYDVPYEPFHHEFVASAGEQDAADVAKRMLDYGVHPPTTKWPEIVPEALMTEPTEVESKDTLDRLAAAFNAVASEDTETLEAAPDRTTARRIDQTSAARNPRLSWQALEDN
- the gcvPA gene encoding aminomethyl-transferring glycine dehydrogenase subunit GcvPA; translation: MHGSDATGSPYAPHTDEERSQMLEAVGAETEEDLFDIPTAVEFDGTFGIDARSERETRRLVRSILGRNDGLTELLGRGHYGYYIPSLVTHLADRSEFLTSYTQYQPEVSQGFLQALFEYQSLLVELTGLEIANCSMYDAATALGEAATLAERVRDTSGHRVLVPDRLLEGRRSTLENYVAGTDLVLEEYATDDGNVDLEALEKTAGDDAVMVYAENPTVRGTIEEGLESIGEIATANEALFVLGSDPIALSLLQRPADVGADVVIGDASVLGLPTSYGMGLGLFACRADYLRQVPGRLVGASEDATDRRAFTLTLQTREQHIRRERATSNICTNQAWVALRTAMHAASLGPSGMVDLAKRGVTRAEGLAARLDALDGVKAPVHDRRHFREFVAHVDQPAAPIANDLEKRGFAVHVVGEHEVQVCVAGVPDEKLDPFVAAFTEVAR
- a CDS encoding AI-2E family transporter, coding for MSNRPDSSGWLSERTGLTVLALVSTVLAALIFLPYLQYILLGVVLAYVLMPAQRRLEPITGSMIAALTLVGVAILAILLPITYVLAIALRQALQVLTAVQEGSLDMGDVEQRLEITGYPIDIAELYETYQEPIGTTVQGLATSGIELVSGLPGVLIGLTVTLFVLFALLRDGDRLVAWTRRVVPVEDDVQRELLAKLDQLMWASVVGNVAVAVIQAVALGIGLAILGVPAVIFLTVATFVLALLPLVGAFGVWLPVAIYLFATGNLIGATVLVGYGSLVSVSDTYLRPALIGRTSAFNSAIIVVGIFGGIVVFGAVGLFIGPVVLGGAKVTLDVFARERPTGSGAKSDLEGDETIEDPAVDTEPGTGIRTRTGRATAADIGTSDTARGTAAANDEASGEPDTAPDRGADADTGDGGDADADASTGAGGDTTPITDTERDAERTTDTDEDDEDMD
- a CDS encoding CAP domain-containing protein, which encodes MGDRHPANDPPDDDGTDRAFIRALLRFFFAVVLICALALGTTVLAPMVLDDLGGIDGDGFGVPDRIDLEERPAPSSSPPPAGERDPDVTDPDDPGESSYETDVETVDSVTVEDFVHAEVNERRADHDLEPLEWDGTIASVSRAHSYDMADRGYFDHVNPSGEEPMDRFTDVDNYCRGYGENIAQTWVDQRVERPGSEESVRYQTAEGLATGLVNQWMNSTPHRQAILEEGEVPSWDRGGVGVYIADDGVVYASHNFCLER
- a CDS encoding YihY/virulence factor BrkB family protein; its protein translation is MDISRTITSVYRTASDRDISFLAAGFAYYAFVSLIPLVLLALVVGSFLGGEAAAERLIRVAGDFLPEAGEELVTDALTTESGRAEATVVALAVATWGALKVFRGLSLAFDKVYDEVAEETFVDQLRDGVTVIVAGAGALTLMIVMGTVLGLAADVVPFVDLLGWIVLLAGLILVFLPIYYVLPPISVAVTEILPGVVFAAVGWTVLQAGFQLYAANAGSYQAYGAVGAVLLFVTWLYFAGMLILLGAALNVVLSSPPAE